One segment of Drosophila ananassae strain 14024-0371.13 chromosome 3R, ASM1763931v2, whole genome shotgun sequence DNA contains the following:
- the LOC6498039 gene encoding proton-coupled amino acid transporter-like protein CG1139 isoform X1 has product MEDLTPLTNLQQNSEGAPRKKKMSERQPLLLQSDASDYEGSRGSAVRPVRSSPPDNTLVNVHSEDSLAVHAAASGSGDDENGSLDKSGYNPTHHRTLEHPTSNFDTLVHLLKGNIGTGILAMPDAFKNAGLYVGLVGTMIMGAICTHCMHMLVNCSHELCRRLQQPSLDFSEVAYSSFETGPIGLRRYSSLARRIITTFLFITQIGFCCVYFLFVALNLKDVIDHYYVINYRIYLVLLLMPMIVLNLVRNLKYLTPVSLIASILTVVGLAITFSYMLHDLPDVHTVKPFASWATLPLYFGTAIYAFEGIGVVLPLENNMRTPEDFSGPTGVLNTGMVIVACLYTSVGFFGYLKYGDAVKGSITLNLPQGDTLSQLVKIMMAVAIFLSYTLQFYVPVNIVEPFVCSHFDTQRGKNTAATLLRIILVTFTFLLATCIPNLGAIISLVGAVSSSALALIAPPIIEIFTFYNVGYGRYKWMLWKDIAIMIFGLCGFVFGTWVSLLDIFKKHTD; this is encoded by the exons AATTCCGAGGGTGCGCCGCGCAAGAAAAAGATGTCGGAACGCCAGCCACTTCTGCTTCAGAGCGACGCCTCCGACTATGAGGGCAGCCGGGGATCGGCGGTGAGACCCGTGCGTAGCTCTCCGCCGGACAACACCTTGGTAAACGTGCACAGCGAGGATAGTCTAGCTG TGCACGCAGCTGCCTCTGGATCTGGAGACGATGAAAACGGATCTTTGGACAAGTCCGGCTACAATCCAACCCATCACCGCACCCTGGAACATCCGACGTCTAATTTCGATACTCTGGTACATCTGCTGAAGGGCAACATAGGCACAGGGATCCTGGCCATGCCAGACGCCTTCAAGAACGCCGGTCTATATGTGGGACTCGTTGGCACCATGATCATGGGAGCCATTTGCACCCACTGCATGCATATGCTGGTCAACTGCTCCCACGAGCTGTGCCGGCGACTTCAGCAACCTTCCCTGGATTTTTCCGAGGTGGCCTACAGCAGCTTTGAAACTGGGCCGATCGGTCTGAGGCGGTATTCGTCACTGGCCAGGCGTATTATCACCACGTTCCTTTTCATAACCCAGATCGGATTCTGTTGCGTCTACTTTCTCTTTGTGGCTTTAAATCTAAAGGACGTAATTGACCATTACTACGTAATTAATTACCGCATATACTTGGTACTCTTACTAATGCCTATGATTGTGCTGAATTTGGTGAGGAATCTCAAGTACCTGACGCCCGTTTCGCTCATAGCCTCTATTCTCACGGTGGTTGGGCTGGCCATTACCTTCTCGTATATGCTCCACGATTTGCCGGATGTGCACACGGTCAAGCCGTTCGCCAGTTGGGCCACGCTTCCGCTCTACTTTGGAACAGCTATATATGCTTTCGAAGGAATCGGCgttgtgctgccgctggagaaCAATATGCGAACACCAGAGGACTTCAGTGGACCTACGGGTGTACTTAACACGGGCATGGTTATTGTGGCATGCCTCTACACCTCTGTCGGTTTCTTTGGCTACCTGAAGTACGGGGATGCAGTCAAGGGCAGCATTACCCTCAATCTGCCTCAAGGCGATAC ctTGTCCCAGTTGGTGAAAATAATGATGGCTGTGGCCATTTTCCTCTCGTATACGCTTCAGTTTTACGTTCCCGTCAATATTGTAGAGCCTTTTGTGTGCAGCCACTTCGATACTCAGCGTGGCAAGAACACGGCTGCAACACTCCTGCGAATCATCCTTGTCACCTTTACCT TCCTGCTGGCCACCTGCATTCCGAATCTGGGCGCTATTATTTCGTTGGTGGGTGCCGTGAGCAGTTCAGCATTGGCGCTTATTGCTCCGCCAATAATCGAAATATTTACCTTTTATAACGTTGGATACGGCCGATATAAATGGATGCTGTGGAAGGATATTGCCATTATGATTTTCGGCCTTTGTGGGTTTGTTTTCGGCACTTGGGTCAGTTTGTTGGACATCTTCAAAAAACACACAGACTAA
- the LOC26514641 gene encoding uncharacterized protein LOC26514641, whose product MCGTIKTLFSLLVVILAFGGISALPAKSVKRLQKQEVAPYPSAEELKPEIPFEEGVPDETYGPPDQTYGPPPTDAVEQLPSDEDPQDFTPDPDAEEVQPVEQAPARLTKQLKRRPQSQGLVLLSARPLEVINSNGIPLQVAIQPLW is encoded by the coding sequence ATGTGCGGAACCATTAAGACTTTGTTTTCCCTTCTTGTGGTGATCCTGGCATTTGGTGGGATCTCCGCCCTGCCAGCCAAGTCAGTAAAACGCCTGCAGAAGCAAGAGGTTGCTCCATATCCATCCGCCGAGGAGCTAAAACCTGAAATACCCTTCGAAGAAGGAGTGCCAGATGAGACTTACGGGCCTCCAGATCAAACCTACGGACCCCCACCCACTGATGCCGTGGAGCAACTGCCCAGTGACGAAGACCCACAGGACTTTACGCCCGATCCGGACGCTGAAGAAGTGCAGCCCGTGGAACAGGCTCCGGCCCGCTTAACCAAGCAACTGAAGCGTCGTCCTCAATCTCAAGGATTGGTCCTCCTATCGGCGAGACCATTGGAGGTCATTAATTCCAATGGTATTCCCCTTCAAGTAGCAATTCAACCTCTGTGGTAG
- the LOC6498039 gene encoding proton-coupled amino acid transporter-like protein CG1139 isoform X4, protein MSERQPLLLQSDASDYEGSRGSAVRPVRSSPPDNTLVNVHSEDSLAAASGSGDDENGSLDKSGYNPTHHRTLEHPTSNFDTLVHLLKGNIGTGILAMPDAFKNAGLYVGLVGTMIMGAICTHCMHMLVNCSHELCRRLQQPSLDFSEVAYSSFETGPIGLRRYSSLARRIITTFLFITQIGFCCVYFLFVALNLKDVIDHYYVINYRIYLVLLLMPMIVLNLVRNLKYLTPVSLIASILTVVGLAITFSYMLHDLPDVHTVKPFASWATLPLYFGTAIYAFEGIGVVLPLENNMRTPEDFSGPTGVLNTGMVIVACLYTSVGFFGYLKYGDAVKGSITLNLPQGDTLSQLVKIMMAVAIFLSYTLQFYVPVNIVEPFVCSHFDTQRGKNTAATLLRIILVTFTFLLATCIPNLGAIISLVGAVSSSALALIAPPIIEIFTFYNVGYGRYKWMLWKDIAIMIFGLCGFVFGTWVSLLDIFKKHTD, encoded by the exons ATGTCGGAACGCCAGCCACTTCTGCTTCAGAGCGACGCCTCCGACTATGAGGGCAGCCGGGGATCGGCGGTGAGACCCGTGCGTAGCTCTCCGCCGGACAACACCTTGGTAAACGTGCACAGCGAGGATAGTCTAGCTG CTGCCTCTGGATCTGGAGACGATGAAAACGGATCTTTGGACAAGTCCGGCTACAATCCAACCCATCACCGCACCCTGGAACATCCGACGTCTAATTTCGATACTCTGGTACATCTGCTGAAGGGCAACATAGGCACAGGGATCCTGGCCATGCCAGACGCCTTCAAGAACGCCGGTCTATATGTGGGACTCGTTGGCACCATGATCATGGGAGCCATTTGCACCCACTGCATGCATATGCTGGTCAACTGCTCCCACGAGCTGTGCCGGCGACTTCAGCAACCTTCCCTGGATTTTTCCGAGGTGGCCTACAGCAGCTTTGAAACTGGGCCGATCGGTCTGAGGCGGTATTCGTCACTGGCCAGGCGTATTATCACCACGTTCCTTTTCATAACCCAGATCGGATTCTGTTGCGTCTACTTTCTCTTTGTGGCTTTAAATCTAAAGGACGTAATTGACCATTACTACGTAATTAATTACCGCATATACTTGGTACTCTTACTAATGCCTATGATTGTGCTGAATTTGGTGAGGAATCTCAAGTACCTGACGCCCGTTTCGCTCATAGCCTCTATTCTCACGGTGGTTGGGCTGGCCATTACCTTCTCGTATATGCTCCACGATTTGCCGGATGTGCACACGGTCAAGCCGTTCGCCAGTTGGGCCACGCTTCCGCTCTACTTTGGAACAGCTATATATGCTTTCGAAGGAATCGGCgttgtgctgccgctggagaaCAATATGCGAACACCAGAGGACTTCAGTGGACCTACGGGTGTACTTAACACGGGCATGGTTATTGTGGCATGCCTCTACACCTCTGTCGGTTTCTTTGGCTACCTGAAGTACGGGGATGCAGTCAAGGGCAGCATTACCCTCAATCTGCCTCAAGGCGATAC ctTGTCCCAGTTGGTGAAAATAATGATGGCTGTGGCCATTTTCCTCTCGTATACGCTTCAGTTTTACGTTCCCGTCAATATTGTAGAGCCTTTTGTGTGCAGCCACTTCGATACTCAGCGTGGCAAGAACACGGCTGCAACACTCCTGCGAATCATCCTTGTCACCTTTACCT TCCTGCTGGCCACCTGCATTCCGAATCTGGGCGCTATTATTTCGTTGGTGGGTGCCGTGAGCAGTTCAGCATTGGCGCTTATTGCTCCGCCAATAATCGAAATATTTACCTTTTATAACGTTGGATACGGCCGATATAAATGGATGCTGTGGAAGGATATTGCCATTATGATTTTCGGCCTTTGTGGGTTTGTTTTCGGCACTTGGGTCAGTTTGTTGGACATCTTCAAAAAACACACAGACTAA
- the LOC6498039 gene encoding proton-coupled amino acid transporter-like protein CG1139 isoform X3, translated as MSERQPLLLQSDASDYEGSRGSAVRPVRSSPPDNTLVNVHSEDSLAVHAAASGSGDDENGSLDKSGYNPTHHRTLEHPTSNFDTLVHLLKGNIGTGILAMPDAFKNAGLYVGLVGTMIMGAICTHCMHMLVNCSHELCRRLQQPSLDFSEVAYSSFETGPIGLRRYSSLARRIITTFLFITQIGFCCVYFLFVALNLKDVIDHYYVINYRIYLVLLLMPMIVLNLVRNLKYLTPVSLIASILTVVGLAITFSYMLHDLPDVHTVKPFASWATLPLYFGTAIYAFEGIGVVLPLENNMRTPEDFSGPTGVLNTGMVIVACLYTSVGFFGYLKYGDAVKGSITLNLPQGDTLSQLVKIMMAVAIFLSYTLQFYVPVNIVEPFVCSHFDTQRGKNTAATLLRIILVTFTFLLATCIPNLGAIISLVGAVSSSALALIAPPIIEIFTFYNVGYGRYKWMLWKDIAIMIFGLCGFVFGTWVSLLDIFKKHTD; from the exons ATGTCGGAACGCCAGCCACTTCTGCTTCAGAGCGACGCCTCCGACTATGAGGGCAGCCGGGGATCGGCGGTGAGACCCGTGCGTAGCTCTCCGCCGGACAACACCTTGGTAAACGTGCACAGCGAGGATAGTCTAGCTG TGCACGCAGCTGCCTCTGGATCTGGAGACGATGAAAACGGATCTTTGGACAAGTCCGGCTACAATCCAACCCATCACCGCACCCTGGAACATCCGACGTCTAATTTCGATACTCTGGTACATCTGCTGAAGGGCAACATAGGCACAGGGATCCTGGCCATGCCAGACGCCTTCAAGAACGCCGGTCTATATGTGGGACTCGTTGGCACCATGATCATGGGAGCCATTTGCACCCACTGCATGCATATGCTGGTCAACTGCTCCCACGAGCTGTGCCGGCGACTTCAGCAACCTTCCCTGGATTTTTCCGAGGTGGCCTACAGCAGCTTTGAAACTGGGCCGATCGGTCTGAGGCGGTATTCGTCACTGGCCAGGCGTATTATCACCACGTTCCTTTTCATAACCCAGATCGGATTCTGTTGCGTCTACTTTCTCTTTGTGGCTTTAAATCTAAAGGACGTAATTGACCATTACTACGTAATTAATTACCGCATATACTTGGTACTCTTACTAATGCCTATGATTGTGCTGAATTTGGTGAGGAATCTCAAGTACCTGACGCCCGTTTCGCTCATAGCCTCTATTCTCACGGTGGTTGGGCTGGCCATTACCTTCTCGTATATGCTCCACGATTTGCCGGATGTGCACACGGTCAAGCCGTTCGCCAGTTGGGCCACGCTTCCGCTCTACTTTGGAACAGCTATATATGCTTTCGAAGGAATCGGCgttgtgctgccgctggagaaCAATATGCGAACACCAGAGGACTTCAGTGGACCTACGGGTGTACTTAACACGGGCATGGTTATTGTGGCATGCCTCTACACCTCTGTCGGTTTCTTTGGCTACCTGAAGTACGGGGATGCAGTCAAGGGCAGCATTACCCTCAATCTGCCTCAAGGCGATAC ctTGTCCCAGTTGGTGAAAATAATGATGGCTGTGGCCATTTTCCTCTCGTATACGCTTCAGTTTTACGTTCCCGTCAATATTGTAGAGCCTTTTGTGTGCAGCCACTTCGATACTCAGCGTGGCAAGAACACGGCTGCAACACTCCTGCGAATCATCCTTGTCACCTTTACCT TCCTGCTGGCCACCTGCATTCCGAATCTGGGCGCTATTATTTCGTTGGTGGGTGCCGTGAGCAGTTCAGCATTGGCGCTTATTGCTCCGCCAATAATCGAAATATTTACCTTTTATAACGTTGGATACGGCCGATATAAATGGATGCTGTGGAAGGATATTGCCATTATGATTTTCGGCCTTTGTGGGTTTGTTTTCGGCACTTGGGTCAGTTTGTTGGACATCTTCAAAAAACACACAGACTAA
- the LOC6498039 gene encoding proton-coupled amino acid transporter-like protein CG1139 isoform X2: MEDLTPLTNLQQNSEGAPRKKKMSERQPLLLQSDASDYEGSRGSAVRPVRSSPPDNTLVNVHSEDSLAAASGSGDDENGSLDKSGYNPTHHRTLEHPTSNFDTLVHLLKGNIGTGILAMPDAFKNAGLYVGLVGTMIMGAICTHCMHMLVNCSHELCRRLQQPSLDFSEVAYSSFETGPIGLRRYSSLARRIITTFLFITQIGFCCVYFLFVALNLKDVIDHYYVINYRIYLVLLLMPMIVLNLVRNLKYLTPVSLIASILTVVGLAITFSYMLHDLPDVHTVKPFASWATLPLYFGTAIYAFEGIGVVLPLENNMRTPEDFSGPTGVLNTGMVIVACLYTSVGFFGYLKYGDAVKGSITLNLPQGDTLSQLVKIMMAVAIFLSYTLQFYVPVNIVEPFVCSHFDTQRGKNTAATLLRIILVTFTFLLATCIPNLGAIISLVGAVSSSALALIAPPIIEIFTFYNVGYGRYKWMLWKDIAIMIFGLCGFVFGTWVSLLDIFKKHTD, encoded by the exons AATTCCGAGGGTGCGCCGCGCAAGAAAAAGATGTCGGAACGCCAGCCACTTCTGCTTCAGAGCGACGCCTCCGACTATGAGGGCAGCCGGGGATCGGCGGTGAGACCCGTGCGTAGCTCTCCGCCGGACAACACCTTGGTAAACGTGCACAGCGAGGATAGTCTAGCTG CTGCCTCTGGATCTGGAGACGATGAAAACGGATCTTTGGACAAGTCCGGCTACAATCCAACCCATCACCGCACCCTGGAACATCCGACGTCTAATTTCGATACTCTGGTACATCTGCTGAAGGGCAACATAGGCACAGGGATCCTGGCCATGCCAGACGCCTTCAAGAACGCCGGTCTATATGTGGGACTCGTTGGCACCATGATCATGGGAGCCATTTGCACCCACTGCATGCATATGCTGGTCAACTGCTCCCACGAGCTGTGCCGGCGACTTCAGCAACCTTCCCTGGATTTTTCCGAGGTGGCCTACAGCAGCTTTGAAACTGGGCCGATCGGTCTGAGGCGGTATTCGTCACTGGCCAGGCGTATTATCACCACGTTCCTTTTCATAACCCAGATCGGATTCTGTTGCGTCTACTTTCTCTTTGTGGCTTTAAATCTAAAGGACGTAATTGACCATTACTACGTAATTAATTACCGCATATACTTGGTACTCTTACTAATGCCTATGATTGTGCTGAATTTGGTGAGGAATCTCAAGTACCTGACGCCCGTTTCGCTCATAGCCTCTATTCTCACGGTGGTTGGGCTGGCCATTACCTTCTCGTATATGCTCCACGATTTGCCGGATGTGCACACGGTCAAGCCGTTCGCCAGTTGGGCCACGCTTCCGCTCTACTTTGGAACAGCTATATATGCTTTCGAAGGAATCGGCgttgtgctgccgctggagaaCAATATGCGAACACCAGAGGACTTCAGTGGACCTACGGGTGTACTTAACACGGGCATGGTTATTGTGGCATGCCTCTACACCTCTGTCGGTTTCTTTGGCTACCTGAAGTACGGGGATGCAGTCAAGGGCAGCATTACCCTCAATCTGCCTCAAGGCGATAC ctTGTCCCAGTTGGTGAAAATAATGATGGCTGTGGCCATTTTCCTCTCGTATACGCTTCAGTTTTACGTTCCCGTCAATATTGTAGAGCCTTTTGTGTGCAGCCACTTCGATACTCAGCGTGGCAAGAACACGGCTGCAACACTCCTGCGAATCATCCTTGTCACCTTTACCT TCCTGCTGGCCACCTGCATTCCGAATCTGGGCGCTATTATTTCGTTGGTGGGTGCCGTGAGCAGTTCAGCATTGGCGCTTATTGCTCCGCCAATAATCGAAATATTTACCTTTTATAACGTTGGATACGGCCGATATAAATGGATGCTGTGGAAGGATATTGCCATTATGATTTTCGGCCTTTGTGGGTTTGTTTTCGGCACTTGGGTCAGTTTGTTGGACATCTTCAAAAAACACACAGACTAA